The Salinibaculum sp. SYNS191 genome has a window encoding:
- a CDS encoding V-type ATP synthase subunit F: MSQEIAVIGSPDFTTGFRLAGVRKFEEIPDDEKDDELDDAVSGLLSDNNVGIVVMHDEDLDHLSRGVRQDVETSVDPVLVTLGGPAGSSGLREQIKRAIGIDLMEED; encoded by the coding sequence ATGAGTCAGGAGATAGCAGTCATCGGCAGTCCGGATTTCACTACCGGCTTCCGGCTGGCAGGCGTCCGGAAGTTCGAGGAGATACCAGACGACGAGAAAGACGACGAGCTGGACGACGCGGTGAGCGGACTCCTGTCCGACAACAACGTCGGTATCGTCGTGATGCACGACGAGGACCTGGACCACCTCTCGCGGGGTGTCCGCCAGGACGTCGAGACGAGCGTCGACCCGGTGCTGGTGACGCTGGGCGGCCCGGCCGGCAGCAGCGGCCTGCGCGAACAGATCAAACGAGCCATCGGTATCGACCTGATGGAGGAAGACTAA
- a CDS encoding ATP synthase subunit A yields the protein MSQATESDVREDGVIESVSGPVVTATDLDARMNDVVYVGHEGLMGEVIEIEGNLTTIQVYEETSGVSPGEPVESTGSPLSVDLGPGMLDSIYDGVQRPLDVLEEKMGSAFLDRGVDAPGIDLERTWEFTPEVEEGDEVEAGDVVGIVPETASIDHKVMVPPDYEGGEVVAVESGNFNVEETVVELDNGEEVQMRQEWPVREARPTINKQTPTEPLTSGQRILDGLFPLAKGGTAAIPGPFGSGKTVAQQSLAKFADADIVVYIGCGERGNEMTEVIDDFPELPDPQTGNALMARTCLIANTSNMPVAARESCVYTGITIAEFYRDMGYDVALMADSTSRWAEAMREISSRLEEMPGEEGYPAYLAARLSEFYERAGYFKNINGTEGSVSVIGAVSPPGGDFSEPVTQNTLRIVKTFWALDADLAERRHFPAINWDESYSLYREQLDPWFVDNVADDWPEQRQWAIDVLDEEGELQEIVQLVGKDALPEDQQLTLEVARFLKEAWLQQNALHDVDRYCPPEKTYLILGAIKTFNDEAFDALDAGVPVDEITEIDALPRLNRIGTTPDDEADAFVEELESDMTEQIRALY from the coding sequence ATGAGTCAAGCAACAGAGTCTGACGTCCGTGAAGACGGCGTCATCGAAAGTGTAAGCGGCCCCGTCGTGACTGCGACGGACCTCGACGCGCGGATGAACGACGTCGTGTACGTCGGTCACGAGGGGCTGATGGGCGAAGTTATCGAAATCGAAGGGAACCTGACCACGATTCAGGTGTACGAGGAGACCTCCGGGGTCTCGCCGGGCGAACCCGTCGAATCGACGGGGTCGCCCCTGTCGGTCGACCTCGGGCCGGGGATGCTCGACTCCATCTACGACGGCGTCCAGCGCCCCCTGGACGTCCTCGAAGAGAAGATGGGGTCGGCGTTCCTCGACCGCGGTGTCGACGCACCGGGTATCGACCTGGAGCGAACCTGGGAGTTCACCCCCGAAGTCGAGGAAGGCGACGAGGTCGAGGCCGGCGACGTCGTCGGGATCGTTCCCGAGACGGCCAGCATCGACCACAAGGTGATGGTGCCGCCCGACTACGAGGGTGGCGAAGTCGTCGCCGTCGAGTCCGGGAACTTCAACGTCGAGGAGACGGTCGTCGAACTCGACAACGGCGAAGAGGTGCAGATGCGCCAGGAGTGGCCGGTCCGCGAGGCGCGGCCGACCATCAACAAGCAGACGCCGACCGAACCGCTCACGTCCGGTCAGCGCATCCTCGACGGCCTGTTCCCGCTCGCGAAGGGTGGGACGGCCGCGATTCCCGGCCCCTTCGGGTCGGGCAAGACCGTCGCCCAGCAGTCGCTGGCGAAGTTCGCGGACGCCGACATCGTCGTCTACATCGGCTGTGGCGAGCGCGGCAACGAGATGACGGAGGTCATCGACGACTTCCCGGAACTGCCGGACCCCCAGACCGGCAACGCGCTGATGGCCCGGACCTGCCTCATCGCGAACACGTCGAACATGCCCGTCGCGGCGCGTGAGTCCTGTGTGTACACGGGCATCACGATTGCGGAGTTCTACCGCGACATGGGCTACGACGTCGCGCTGATGGCCGACTCCACCTCGCGGTGGGCCGAGGCCATGCGCGAAATCTCCTCGCGGCTGGAGGAGATGCCCGGTGAGGAGGGTTACCCGGCCTATCTGGCCGCCCGCCTCTCGGAGTTCTACGAGCGGGCCGGCTACTTCAAGAACATCAACGGCACCGAGGGCTCCGTGTCGGTCATCGGGGCCGTCTCGCCGCCGGGCGGTGACTTCTCGGAGCCGGTCACCCAGAACACGCTGCGCATCGTCAAGACGTTCTGGGCGCTGGACGCCGACCTCGCGGAACGGCGGCACTTCCCGGCTATCAACTGGGACGAGTCGTACTCGCTGTACCGCGAACAGCTCGACCCGTGGTTCGTCGACAACGTCGCGGACGACTGGCCCGAGCAACGCCAGTGGGCCATCGACGTCCTGGACGAGGAGGGCGAACTGCAGGAGATCGTCCAGCTCGTCGGGAAAGACGCGCTGCCGGAGGACCAGCAGCTGACGCTGGAAGTCGCGCGGTTCCTCAAGGAGGCGTGGCTGCAGCAAAACGCCCTGCACGACGTCGACCGCTACTGTCCACCCGAGAAGACCTACCTCATCCTGGGTGCCATCAAGACGTTCAACGACGAGGCCTTCGACGCACTCGACGCTGGCGTCCCGGTCGACGAGATTACCGAAATCGACGCGCTCCCGCGCCTGAACCGCATCGGCACGACGCCGGACGACGAGGCCGATGCGTTCGTCGAGGAACTCGAAAGCGACATGACTGAACAGATTCGCGCACTCTACTAA
- a CDS encoding methyltransferase domain-containing protein, whose translation MGVLENKARARTFYKYLSKVYDRINPFIWDESMRDEAIDMLDIEPDDHVLDVGCGTGFATEGLLERTDHIYGLDQSAHQLEKAYAKFGKRGPVRFHRGDAERLPFADDTFDVVWSSGSIEYWPNPVVALRELRRVTKPGGQVLVVGPDYPNNSVFQKLADAIMLFYDEEEADRMFTEAGYQDFEHVIQQSRPGSPRAITTVAQVPDR comes from the coding sequence ATGGGCGTCCTCGAAAACAAGGCACGCGCACGGACGTTCTACAAGTACCTCTCGAAGGTCTACGACCGCATCAACCCCTTCATCTGGGACGAGTCGATGCGCGACGAGGCCATCGACATGCTCGACATCGAGCCCGACGACCACGTCCTGGACGTAGGCTGTGGCACCGGGTTCGCCACCGAGGGCCTCCTGGAGCGGACCGACCACATCTACGGGCTCGACCAGAGCGCCCACCAGCTGGAGAAGGCCTACGCGAAGTTCGGCAAGCGCGGGCCCGTCCGCTTCCACCGCGGGGACGCCGAGCGACTGCCCTTCGCCGACGACACCTTCGACGTCGTGTGGTCGTCGGGCTCCATCGAGTACTGGCCCAACCCCGTCGTGGCGCTTCGCGAACTCCGGCGCGTGACGAAACCCGGCGGGCAGGTGCTCGTCGTCGGCCCCGACTATCCGAACAACAGCGTCTTCCAGAAGCTCGCCGACGCTATCATGCTGTTCTACGACGAGGAGGAGGCCGACCGGATGTTCACCGAGGCCGGCTACCAGGACTTCGAGCACGTCATCCAGCAGTCCAGACCGGGGAGCCCGCGCGCGATTACGACCGTCGCGCAGGTTCCCGACCGCTAG
- a CDS encoding V-type ATP synthase subunit I — protein sequence MLRPERMSRVSVTGSKGVMDDVVETVHGLRMLHVTEYDGSWEGFEPGTPEEGADEASQKLVTVRSLKSILGVTGEDVGPSNQLVTEEALEDQLEDIRQDVNELDDRRDELRDELRSVEERIDTMEPFVALGIDLDLLRGYDSLAVRVGEADATAVESALADSDIDTYDVSAADGVVAVFAYADGETLQDALVNANFTAIEVPDGDGAPKEYLEELRHRKQQLQSKLQTVEDEIEDVRLEVGGFLLAAEEELTIEVQKREAPLTFATTENAFVAEGWLPTTKVPEFESRLYDAVGDHVEIAELEQAEYDEDGHVVDREEVEPGSEPGGAPTAADGGADEAATDGGEQQARADGGTVTMGSDDPPVIQDNPGSVKPFEALVEVINRPKYSEFDPTFFVFLTFPAFFGFMIGDLGYGILYMGIGALLMSRFDNDVISSLGGVALWAGAFTAVFGVLYGEFFGLHQLGEIVFGGEPPMHKGLQPAFAKYALTWLTVSVFAGLVHLIIGYVLDFVENLEHGVVDAVTESGSWILMMVGIWAFIFSSFAASVKPAFLFASFARPDQILPGSGGMTVEEFHAAGNAAASVYPIGFNGLPEVAGLAGLGMFAVGLVMLAYADLIEVVEFLNVLVNVLSYTRLAAVLLAKAGMAFVVNLLFFGAYSHNGEFHFLINEGPAGPRAEFGAEAVMFDGLIHMGIVGVLFGIVVFVLGHLLVLALGVTSAGLQAVRLEYVEFFGKFYEGGGKPYLPFGKEREYTSD from the coding sequence ATGCTCAGACCTGAGCGGATGAGCCGGGTCTCGGTGACCGGCTCCAAGGGCGTCATGGACGACGTCGTCGAGACCGTCCACGGCCTGCGGATGCTGCACGTCACCGAGTACGACGGGTCCTGGGAGGGCTTCGAGCCAGGCACCCCCGAGGAAGGGGCCGACGAGGCCTCCCAGAAGCTCGTGACCGTCCGCTCGCTGAAGTCCATCCTCGGCGTCACCGGGGAGGACGTCGGCCCGAGCAACCAGCTGGTCACCGAGGAGGCCCTCGAAGACCAGCTCGAAGACATCCGCCAGGACGTCAACGAACTCGACGACCGGCGGGACGAACTCCGCGACGAACTCCGCAGCGTCGAGGAGCGCATCGACACGATGGAACCGTTCGTCGCGCTGGGTATCGACCTCGACCTGCTACGGGGCTACGACTCGCTCGCGGTCCGCGTGGGCGAGGCAGACGCGACGGCCGTCGAGTCGGCGCTGGCCGACAGCGACATTGACACGTACGACGTGAGCGCCGCCGACGGCGTCGTCGCCGTCTTCGCGTACGCCGACGGGGAGACGTTGCAGGACGCACTCGTCAACGCCAACTTCACTGCCATCGAAGTGCCCGATGGCGACGGGGCACCGAAGGAGTACCTGGAGGAACTGCGCCACCGGAAGCAGCAACTCCAGTCCAAGCTCCAGACCGTCGAGGACGAGATAGAGGACGTACGCCTCGAAGTCGGCGGCTTCCTGCTCGCGGCGGAGGAGGAGCTGACCATCGAGGTGCAAAAGCGCGAGGCACCGCTGACCTTCGCGACGACGGAGAACGCCTTCGTCGCCGAGGGCTGGCTGCCCACCACGAAGGTTCCCGAGTTCGAGAGCCGGCTCTACGACGCGGTCGGCGACCACGTCGAAATCGCGGAACTCGAACAGGCCGAGTACGACGAGGACGGCCACGTCGTCGACCGCGAGGAGGTCGAACCCGGGAGCGAACCCGGCGGCGCACCGACCGCGGCGGACGGCGGCGCGGACGAGGCCGCCACCGACGGCGGCGAGCAGCAGGCTCGCGCCGACGGTGGCACTGTCACGATGGGCTCGGACGACCCGCCGGTCATCCAGGACAACCCCGGCAGCGTCAAGCCGTTCGAGGCGCTGGTCGAGGTCATCAACCGGCCGAAGTACTCCGAGTTCGACCCGACCTTCTTCGTCTTCCTGACGTTCCCGGCCTTCTTCGGGTTCATGATCGGTGACCTCGGTTACGGGATTCTCTACATGGGCATCGGCGCGCTGTTGATGTCCCGGTTCGACAACGACGTCATCTCCAGTCTCGGCGGCGTCGCCCTGTGGGCCGGTGCGTTCACGGCGGTGTTCGGCGTCCTCTACGGCGAGTTCTTCGGGCTGCACCAGCTCGGTGAAATCGTCTTCGGCGGCGAGCCGCCGATGCACAAGGGGCTCCAGCCCGCCTTCGCCAAGTACGCGCTGACGTGGCTGACGGTGAGCGTCTTCGCCGGACTGGTTCATCTCATCATCGGCTACGTGCTCGACTTCGTCGAGAACCTCGAACACGGCGTCGTCGACGCCGTCACCGAGAGCGGGTCGTGGATTCTGATGATGGTCGGCATCTGGGCGTTCATCTTCAGCAGCTTCGCCGCCAGCGTCAAGCCGGCGTTCCTGTTCGCCTCCTTCGCCCGCCCCGACCAGATTCTGCCCGGCTCGGGCGGGATGACCGTCGAGGAGTTCCACGCAGCCGGCAACGCCGCGGCGTCGGTGTACCCCATCGGGTTCAACGGCCTCCCCGAGGTCGCCGGTCTGGCCGGGCTTGGCATGTTCGCCGTCGGCCTGGTCATGCTCGCCTACGCCGACCTCATCGAGGTCGTCGAGTTCCTGAACGTCCTGGTGAACGTGCTGTCGTACACCCGGCTGGCCGCAGTGCTGCTGGCCAAGGCAGGGATGGCCTTCGTGGTCAACCTCCTGTTCTTCGGCGCCTACAGCCACAACGGGGAGTTCCACTTCCTCATCAACGAAGGGCCGGCCGGACCGAGAGCCGAGTTCGGCGCTGAAGCCGTCATGTTCGACGGGCTCATCCACATGGGCATCGTCGGCGTGCTCTTCGGCATCGTCGTGTTCGTGCTCGGCCACCTGCTGGTGCTCGCACTCGGTGTCACGAGTGCCGGCCTGCAGGCGGTGCGTCTCGAGTACGTCGAGTTCTTCGGGAAGTTCTACGAGGGCGGCGGCAAGCCCTACCTCCCCTTCGGCAAGGAACGCGAGTACACGAGCGACTGA
- a CDS encoding DUF7096 domain-containing protein, which translates to MPQTFPLPYLLVAALCLAGLVTAGAVVAAEPPATAPAPAVDDSLGDTVTVTNTTNYVFPAGDGPSRQSYVRSDVDVAGAVATDVERLQGQHEVLRFEHRYDARNESEGRLVAVDETIDRTEARLDALNARQETLFSAYTDGSLSTDAFLRRLSRLDTAASESRNVLQRVRSRVRADLDTRLPVSTETRLAALRADLVAIPGRISTQVTATVRGEADPTTLYLQGTGNGLVLATVDETEYRRQATLRDEYTPDAPNQFALAEEEPISLAFDRARELYPWVSENLQSINRIAGFGDSDVYLIDLSHPHGDLRSYIHGGSTNVFHEEHRQNPDSLPVRLTASAENGSLGVSVAATAETGPMRVTVTSATTDVPTDAVVRVNGQPVGSTGGDGELWTIRPTGSFTVNATSGDGTSVVVSP; encoded by the coding sequence ATGCCACAGACGTTCCCGCTGCCTTATCTGCTGGTCGCCGCCCTCTGTCTGGCGGGGCTCGTGACCGCTGGTGCGGTCGTCGCGGCCGAACCGCCAGCGACCGCGCCCGCGCCTGCGGTCGACGACTCCCTCGGCGATACAGTGACGGTCACCAACACCACGAACTACGTCTTCCCCGCCGGCGACGGTCCCTCCCGCCAGAGCTACGTCCGCAGCGACGTCGACGTGGCCGGGGCGGTCGCGACCGACGTCGAACGCCTCCAGGGCCAACACGAGGTCCTGCGGTTCGAGCACCGCTACGACGCCCGCAACGAGTCCGAGGGCCGTCTCGTCGCGGTCGACGAGACCATCGACCGGACGGAGGCGCGGCTGGACGCGCTGAACGCCCGACAGGAGACGCTTTTCAGCGCGTACACCGACGGTTCGCTCTCGACCGACGCGTTCCTGCGCCGGCTGAGTCGGCTCGACACTGCGGCCTCCGAATCCCGAAACGTCCTCCAGCGCGTCCGGTCGCGCGTGCGCGCCGACCTGGACACGCGACTCCCGGTCTCGACGGAGACCAGACTGGCGGCCCTGCGTGCCGACCTGGTCGCGATTCCGGGTCGCATCTCGACGCAGGTGACCGCGACGGTCCGCGGCGAGGCCGACCCGACGACGCTGTACCTCCAGGGGACGGGCAACGGTCTCGTGCTCGCGACCGTCGACGAGACGGAGTACCGCCGGCAGGCGACGCTGCGCGACGAGTACACGCCGGACGCGCCCAACCAGTTCGCCCTGGCCGAGGAGGAGCCGATATCGCTGGCGTTCGACCGCGCCCGCGAACTCTACCCGTGGGTCTCCGAGAACCTCCAGAGCATCAACCGCATCGCCGGCTTCGGCGACTCCGACGTCTACCTCATCGACCTGAGTCACCCCCACGGCGACCTCCGGTCGTACATCCACGGCGGGTCGACCAACGTCTTCCACGAGGAACACCGCCAGAACCCCGACTCGCTTCCGGTCCGGTTGACCGCCAGCGCCGAGAACGGGTCCCTCGGCGTCAGCGTCGCTGCGACTGCCGAGACCGGTCCGATGCGCGTGACGGTCACGAGCGCGACGACGGACGTCCCGACCGACGCCGTCGTCCGCGTCAACGGGCAACCAGTCGGGAGTACCGGGGGCGACGGCGAACTGTGGACGATTCGGCCGACCGGTTCGTTCACCGTGAACGCGACGAGCGGCGACGGGACGAGCGTCGTCGTCTCGCCGTAA
- a CDS encoding F0F1 ATP synthase subunit C, with protein MIDALAPLMSVVLATGEQAAAAPAIPPTAGAALAVGLAALGSGIAERGIGAAAVGATAEDPDMFGRGLILTVLPETLVILALVTVFVV; from the coding sequence ATGATTGACGCACTTGCACCCCTGATGAGTGTTGTACTGGCAACTGGTGAACAGGCAGCGGCTGCCCCGGCTATCCCCCCCACAGCGGGCGCTGCGCTCGCAGTCGGTCTCGCGGCTCTCGGTTCCGGGATTGCAGAGCGCGGTATCGGCGCTGCGGCCGTCGGTGCGACCGCCGAGGACCCCGACATGTTCGGTCGTGGCCTCATTCTTACGGTCCTTCCGGAGACCCTCGTCATTCTGGCGCTGGTCACGGTCTTCGTGGTCTAA
- a CDS encoding ATP synthase subunit B: MKEYQTITEISGPLVFAEVDEPIGYNEIVEIETADGEVRRGQVLDTSSGTVAIQTFEGTGGIDRESSVRFLGETMKMPVTEDLLGRVLDGSGNPIDDGPEIVPDERRDIVGAAINPYSREYPEEFIQTGVSAIDGMNTLVRGQKLPIFSGSGLPHNDLALQIARQATVPEESEGDGDGESEFAVIFGAMGITAEEANEFMDDFERTGALERSVVFMNLADDPAVERTVTPRLALTTAEYLAFDKGYHVLVILTDMTNYCEALREIGAAREEVPGRRGYPGYMYTDLAQLYERAGRIKGQEGSVTQIPILTMPSDDITHPIPDLTGYITEGQILVDRDLNSQGIQPPINVLPSLSRLMDDGIGEGLTRGDHGGVSDQIYAAYAEGEDLRDLVNIVGREALSERDNKYLDFADRFEAEFVEQGYDTNRDIEETLSIGWDLLSMLPKDELNRVDEENIEKYYVEEADDETVEAEA; the protein is encoded by the coding sequence ATGAAAGAATACCAGACTATCACGGAAATCAGCGGACCGCTGGTCTTCGCCGAGGTCGACGAACCCATCGGCTACAACGAGATCGTCGAAATCGAGACCGCGGACGGCGAGGTTCGCCGGGGGCAGGTGCTCGACACCTCCAGCGGCACGGTCGCAATCCAGACGTTCGAGGGAACCGGCGGCATCGACCGCGAGTCGTCGGTCCGGTTCCTCGGCGAGACCATGAAGATGCCGGTCACCGAGGACCTGCTCGGTCGCGTCCTCGACGGGTCCGGCAATCCCATCGACGACGGCCCCGAAATCGTTCCGGACGAGCGACGCGACATCGTCGGTGCGGCGATCAACCCCTACTCCAGGGAGTACCCCGAGGAGTTCATCCAGACCGGCGTGTCGGCCATCGACGGCATGAACACGCTGGTCCGCGGCCAGAAGCTCCCGATTTTCTCGGGTTCCGGCCTGCCGCACAACGACCTCGCACTCCAGATTGCCCGGCAGGCGACGGTGCCGGAAGAGTCCGAGGGCGACGGCGACGGCGAAAGCGAGTTCGCAGTCATCTTCGGCGCGATGGGTATCACCGCCGAGGAGGCGAACGAGTTCATGGACGACTTCGAGCGCACCGGCGCGCTGGAGCGGTCGGTCGTCTTCATGAACCTCGCGGACGACCCCGCAGTCGAGCGGACGGTCACGCCGCGACTCGCCCTCACGACGGCCGAGTACCTCGCTTTCGACAAGGGGTATCACGTGCTGGTCATCCTGACGGACATGACCAACTACTGTGAGGCGCTGCGCGAAATCGGCGCGGCACGCGAGGAGGTCCCGGGCCGGCGTGGCTACCCCGGGTACATGTACACTGACCTGGCACAGCTGTACGAACGTGCCGGTCGTATCAAGGGCCAGGAGGGCTCTGTTACGCAGATTCCCATCCTGACGATGCCCAGCGACGACATCACGCACCCGATTCCCGACCTGACGGGGTACATCACCGAGGGGCAGATTCTGGTCGACCGCGACCTCAACAGCCAGGGCATCCAGCCGCCCATCAACGTCCTGCCGAGCCTGTCGCGGCTGATGGACGACGGTATCGGCGAGGGGCTGACCCGTGGCGACCACGGTGGCGTCTCCGACCAGATTTACGCCGCGTACGCGGAGGGCGAGGACCTGCGCGACCTGGTGAACATCGTCGGTCGCGAAGCACTCTCCGAGCGGGACAACAAGTACCTCGACTTCGCGGACCGCTTCGAGGCGGAGTTCGTCGAGCAGGGGTACGACACCAACCGCGACATCGAGGAGACGCTCAGCATCGGCTGGGACCTCCTCTCGATGCTGCCGAAAGACGAGCTTAACCGCGTCGACGAGGAGAACATCGAGAAGTACTACGTCGAGGAAGCGGACGACGAGACGGTCGAAGCCGAGGCCTGA
- a CDS encoding bacteriorhodopsin yields the protein MFLGMLAFVAMGWGETNERMQEFYIVTIFIAAIAFVNYLAMALGFGATVVTVGGEEKLIYWARYTDWFFTTPLLLLDLGLLAGATRNELAGLVGLDAAMIGTGAVATLTGDLAGDVAISTEVQRLIWWGISTALLLVLLYFLYGTLSEKARQLPEAARSTFTTLRTMIVVLWLVYPIWWLIGTEGLGVLPNLGIETLGFAVLDVTAKIGFGFILLSARDAISEATSGAAAEPADD from the coding sequence ATGTTCCTGGGCATGCTGGCCTTCGTCGCGATGGGTTGGGGCGAGACGAACGAGCGGATGCAGGAGTTTTACATCGTCACCATCTTCATCGCGGCGATCGCGTTCGTGAACTACCTGGCGATGGCGCTCGGATTCGGCGCGACGGTCGTCACGGTCGGTGGCGAGGAGAAACTCATCTACTGGGCCAGGTACACGGACTGGTTCTTCACGACGCCGCTGTTACTGCTCGACCTCGGGTTGCTTGCCGGGGCGACCCGTAACGAACTGGCCGGACTCGTCGGTCTCGACGCGGCGATGATCGGCACCGGTGCCGTCGCGACCCTGACCGGCGACCTCGCGGGCGACGTCGCAATCAGCACGGAAGTCCAGCGGCTCATCTGGTGGGGCATCTCCACGGCGCTCCTGCTGGTGCTGCTGTACTTCCTGTACGGCACGCTCAGCGAGAAGGCCCGCCAGCTTCCGGAGGCAGCGCGGTCGACGTTCACGACGCTCCGGACGATGATAGTCGTGTTGTGGCTGGTGTACCCGATCTGGTGGCTCATCGGCACTGAGGGCCTCGGGGTCCTGCCGAACCTCGGCATCGAGACGCTCGGGTTCGCAGTGCTCGACGTGACCGCGAAGATCGGCTTCGGGTTCATCCTGCTCAGCGCCCGCGACGCCATCAGCGAGGCGACCTCGGGCGCTGCTGCCGAACCGGCTGACGACTAA
- a CDS encoding V-type ATP synthase subunit C codes for MSIRTEQNREAGNYEYVTARVRSRRAALFDDDDYRKLLRMGTGEIARFMEETEYETEMNALGSRYAGVDLVEYALNRNLAKHFEDLLRWSDGRLYDLIARYLRKFDSWNVKTVIRGLYSDAERADIEDDLIRAGEFSDRQLEQLLSADSIEGVVEVLSGTMFEDELEAALEVYEDTGTLVALENAADRAFYETLLSGMPDTVEGDSPVGLYLEFLRAEIDFRNLRNALRLARSGADLDPSEYYIDGGRLFDADEVRQLVGNMDQLVEHIRQSPYGDDLDAALDTLAEAENLIQFEHALDAALLEYSDKLSNRYPLSVCPVLSYVLAKEREVDNIRAIARGREAGLSPDDIEQELVML; via the coding sequence ATGAGTATTCGAACGGAACAGAACCGGGAAGCCGGCAACTACGAGTACGTGACCGCTCGCGTGCGGTCGCGCCGAGCCGCGCTGTTCGACGACGACGACTACCGGAAACTGCTCCGGATGGGCACCGGCGAGATCGCGCGGTTCATGGAGGAGACCGAGTACGAGACCGAGATGAACGCGCTCGGATCCCGGTACGCGGGCGTCGACCTCGTCGAGTACGCCCTCAACCGGAACCTCGCCAAGCACTTCGAGGACCTGCTGCGGTGGTCCGACGGCCGGCTGTACGACCTCATCGCGCGGTACCTGCGGAAGTTCGACAGCTGGAACGTCAAGACGGTCATCCGCGGGCTGTACTCCGACGCCGAGCGCGCGGACATCGAGGACGACCTCATCCGCGCCGGCGAGTTCTCCGACCGGCAGCTCGAACAGCTGCTGAGCGCCGACTCCATCGAGGGCGTCGTGGAGGTACTCTCGGGGACGATGTTCGAGGACGAACTCGAAGCCGCGCTGGAGGTCTACGAGGACACCGGGACGCTGGTGGCCCTGGAGAACGCCGCCGACCGCGCGTTCTACGAGACGCTCCTGTCGGGCATGCCCGACACGGTCGAGGGCGACTCGCCGGTCGGCCTGTACCTGGAGTTCCTCCGGGCCGAAATCGACTTCCGGAACCTCCGGAACGCGCTGCGGCTCGCACGTAGCGGCGCGGACCTGGACCCCTCCGAGTACTACATCGACGGCGGGCGGCTGTTCGACGCCGACGAGGTACGCCAGCTCGTCGGCAACATGGACCAGCTCGTCGAGCACATCCGGCAGAGTCCCTACGGGGACGACCTGGACGCGGCGCTGGACACGCTGGCCGAGGCGGAGAACCTCATCCAGTTCGAGCACGCGCTGGACGCGGCGCTGCTGGAGTACTCCGACAAGCTCTCGAACCGGTACCCGCTGTCGGTCTGTCCGGTGCTCTCCTACGTCCTCGCCAAGGAGCGCGAAGTCGACAACATCCGGGCCATCGCCCGCGGACGCGAGGCGGGCCTGTCCCCCGACGACATCGAACAGGAACTGGTGATGCTATGA
- the ahaH gene encoding ATP synthase archaeal subunit H — MPETQVLERIKDAEREADEIVAEAEEEADERIAEARQEADEIREEARAEADEMAEERLASAREEIEAKRERILEEGREEREALEADAQDRVDEVVEHVTELFEEAVHAQT, encoded by the coding sequence ATGCCAGAGACACAGGTACTCGAACGCATCAAGGACGCCGAGCGCGAGGCCGACGAGATCGTCGCCGAAGCCGAGGAGGAGGCCGACGAGCGAATCGCCGAGGCCCGCCAGGAGGCGGACGAAATCCGCGAGGAGGCACGCGCGGAGGCCGACGAGATGGCCGAGGAGCGCCTCGCCTCCGCTCGCGAGGAAATCGAGGCCAAGCGCGAGCGCATCCTCGAAGAGGGGCGCGAGGAGCGCGAGGCCCTGGAAGCGGACGCTCAGGACCGCGTCGACGAGGTGGTCGAGCACGTCACAGAACTCTTCGAGGAGGCGGTACATGCTCAGACCTGA
- a CDS encoding V-type ATP synthase subunit E, producing MSLETVVEDIRDEARARAEEIRDEADAEAEEILAQAESDAEEIREQRQREVERQIDQEREQKLSSAKLEAKQDRLEAKRDVLQDVYEAVEAAVADLDDGREELTRALLDDAAAEFDEDDEVKVYGRADDQDLLESILEEYDGYEYAGEFDCLGGIVAESETSRVRVKNTFDSVLDEVWEDNLRSISEQLFEDQ from the coding sequence ATGAGCCTCGAAACAGTCGTAGAGGACATCCGAGACGAAGCGCGCGCGCGTGCGGAGGAGATACGCGACGAGGCCGACGCCGAGGCCGAAGAGATACTCGCTCAGGCGGAATCCGACGCCGAGGAGATACGGGAACAGCGCCAGCGTGAGGTCGAACGGCAGATCGACCAGGAGCGCGAACAGAAGCTCTCCAGTGCGAAACTGGAGGCCAAGCAGGACCGTCTCGAAGCCAAGCGTGACGTCCTCCAGGACGTCTACGAGGCGGTCGAAGCGGCAGTCGCCGACCTGGACGACGGCCGCGAGGAACTGACCCGTGCGCTGCTGGACGACGCCGCCGCCGAGTTCGACGAGGACGACGAGGTCAAGGTCTACGGTCGCGCCGATGACCAGGACCTGCTGGAGTCGATTCTCGAGGAGTACGACGGCTACGAGTACGCCGGCGAGTTCGACTGCCTGGGCGGCATCGTCGCAGAGAGCGAGACCTCGCGTGTTCGGGTCAAGAACACGTTCGACTCCGTACTCGACGAAGTGTGGGAGGACAACCTCCGCTCGATTAGCGAACAGCTGTTCGAAGACCAATGA